From the Megalopta genalis isolate 19385.01 chromosome 13, iyMegGena1_principal, whole genome shotgun sequence genome, one window contains:
- the twisted gene encoding protein O-mannosyl-transferase 2 isoform X2 yields the protein MKNAGSNLENAYKIKNSSLHKQSSCEEKDEMNTNWWLFFGLIVILTAGTRFYKVTEPQHVCWDETHFGKMGSWYINRTFFFDVHPPLGKMLIGLSGYLTGYDGTFAFEKPGDKYENVKYVGMRLFCTFLGATIVPLSYLIVWDLTKSIQAAAFSALFVLFDIGLLTLNQYILLDPILLCFVMCATWGMARMGSLRNEPFTWKWWGWLTFTGISLACTISVKFVGLFVVLLVGLYTAFELWRELGDLTKPITYVGKHLLARCICLVLLPIVLYMLFFYIHLSVLNKSGSGDGFYSSEFQSLLEGNSLYNATMPRQLAYGATITLKNHRTGGGYLHSHWHLYPEGVGARQQQNGTGDANDVWKVLIMNGRDGDAIETVTSKLKFVHYLHHCVLTCSGKTLPKWAYSQQEVSCNPNMRDKNARWNIEDNNYAKLPNVSFQVYAPGFLNRFFESHAVMLQGNSDLKVKEGEVSSRPWQWPINYRGQFFSGNNLRIYLLGNPVIWWGNIIFLILFVVLYIHACVREKRGCTDQPAILIQRNKILCAGKWLFLGWVLHYAPFWAMNRVLYFHHYFPALLYSSMLTGTTLNYIIETLNILFPNSIGRMIYHTILVFVISSTVYSFYLFSPLAYGMVGLSAQDPESPMHSLRWMDTWEF from the exons ATGAAGAACGCAGGTAGTAATTTAGAAAACgcgtacaaaataaaaaattcgtCTTTACATAAACAGTCTTCATGTGAAGAAAAGGATGAAATGAATAC tAATTGGTGGCTATTTTTTGGACTTATTGTAATACTCACAGCAGGAACAAGATTTTATAAAGTAACGGAACCGCAGCATGTTTG CTGGGATGAAACTCATTTTGGTAAAATGGGAAGTTGGTATATAAACAGAACATTCTTCTTTGATGTTCACCCACCCCTTGGAAAG ATGTTAATAGGATTATCTGGGTACTTAACCGGATATGATGGAACATTTGCTTTTGAGAAGCCAGGAGATAAATATGAGAATGTTAAATATGTTGGTATGAGACTT TTTTGTACTTTTCTAGGTGCAACTATAGTGCCTCTGTCGTACTTAATTGTATGGGATTTGACAAAGTCTATTCAGGCGGCTGCATTTTCTGCATTATTTGTTCTCTTTG ATATTGGCTTATTGACATTAAACCAATATATACTTTTGGATCCTATACTATTATGTTTCGTGATGTGTGCAACATGGGGCATGGCTCGTATGGGATCCCTACGTAATGAACCATTCACATGGAAATGGTGGGGATGGCTAACTTTCACAGGAATTTCGCTTGCATGCACGATTAGCGTAAAATTTGTTGGTCTGTTTGTTGTCCTTCTAGTTGGGCTTTACACAGCTTTTGAATTATGGAGAGAATTAGGAGATCTTACAAAACCTATT ACTTATGTTGGCAAGCATTTGTTGGCACGATGCATTTGTCTCGTTCTGCTGcctatagtattatatatgttattcttTTACATTCATCTTTCTGTTTTAAATAAAAG TGGAAGTGGAGATGGGTTCTACAGCTCTGAATTTCAGTCCCTGTTAGAAGGAAATTCTTTATATAATGCAACAATGCCAAGGCAATTAGCTTATGGTGCAACTATCACTTTGAAGAATCACCGTACAGGAGGAGGATATTTACACTCTCATTGGCACCTTTATCCAGAGGGTGTTGGAGCTAGACAACAACAA AATGGCACTGGAGACGCTAACGATGTATGGAAAGTATTAATAATGAATGGTAGAGATGGCGACGCGATTGAAACGGTAACGAGCAAATTGAAGTTTGTACACTATCTACACCACTGTGTTTTAACATGCAGCGGAAAGACGTTGCCGAAATG GGCATACAGTCAGCAGGAGGTCTCCTGCAATCCAAATATGAGAGATAAGAATGCACGGTGGAACATCGAAGATAACAACTATGCAAAAT TGCCGAATGTTAGTTTCCAAGTTTACGCACCAGGATTTTTAAATAGATTCTTCGAATCGCATGCGGTGATGCTACAAGGAAACTCAGACTTGAAAGTGAAAGAGGGAGAAGTATCGTCGCGGCCGTGGCAATGGCCCATTAATTACAGA GGTCAATTCTTCTCGGGAAACAATCTAAGGATATATTTACTAGGAAATCCAGTCATATGGTGGggcaatataatatttttaatacttttcgTCGTTCTGTATATTCATGCTTGTGTACGAGAGAAACGTGGTTGCACAGATCAACCTGCTATACTCATACAGCGAAACAAAATCTTATGCGCCGGGAAATGGTTGTTTCTCGGCTGGGTATTGCATTATGCACCATTTTGGGCCATGAACAgagttttatattttcatcattACTTCCCTGCTTTATTATATAGCTCGATGCTGACTGGGACAACTCTGAACTATATAATAGAAACTTTAAATATTCTGTTTCCAAACAGCATTGGCCGCATGATTTATCATACGATATTAGTTTTCGTTATTTCGAGTACCGTGTATAG TTTCTACTTGTTTTCACCGTTAGCGTATGGTATGGTTGGTCTATCTGCACAAGACCCTGAAAGTCCAATGCATTCCTTAAGATGGATGGATACCTGGGAATTTTAA
- the twisted gene encoding protein O-mannosyl-transferase 2 isoform X3: MFTHPLESFQMLIGLSGYLTGYDGTFAFEKPGDKYENVKYVGMRLFCTFLGATIVPLSYLIVWDLTKSIQAAAFSALFVLFDIGLLTLNQYILLDPILLCFVMCATWGMARMGSLRNEPFTWKWWGWLTFTGISLACTISVKFVGLFVVLLVGLYTAFELWRELGDLTKPITYVGKHLLARCICLVLLPIVLYMLFFYIHLSVLNKSGSGDGFYSSEFQSLLEGNSLYNATMPRQLAYGATITLKNHRTGGGYLHSHWHLYPEGVGARQQQITTYSHKDDNNLWLVKRLDTDDIPDEPILVKHGDLIRLEHVITHRNLHSHKEYAPLSKKHYQVTGYGENGTGDANDVWKVLIMNGRDGDAIETVTSKLKFVHYLHHCVLTCSGKTLPKWAYSQQEVSCNPNMRDKNARWNIEDNNYAKLPNVSFQVYAPGFLNRFFESHAVMLQGNSDLKVKEGEVSSRPWQWPINYRGQFFSGNNLRIYLLGNPVIWWGNIIFLILFVVLYIHACVREKRGCTDQPAILIQRNKILCAGKWLFLGWVLHYAPFWAMNRVLYFHHYFPALLYSSMLTGTTLNYIIETLNILFPNSIGRMIYHTILVFVISSTVYSFYLFSPLAYGMVGLSAQDPESPMHSLRWMDTWEF; the protein is encoded by the exons ATGTTCACCCACCCCTTGGAAAG TTTCCAGATGTTAATAGGATTATCTGGGTACTTAACCGGATATGATGGAACATTTGCTTTTGAGAAGCCAGGAGATAAATATGAGAATGTTAAATATGTTGGTATGAGACTT TTTTGTACTTTTCTAGGTGCAACTATAGTGCCTCTGTCGTACTTAATTGTATGGGATTTGACAAAGTCTATTCAGGCGGCTGCATTTTCTGCATTATTTGTTCTCTTTG ATATTGGCTTATTGACATTAAACCAATATATACTTTTGGATCCTATACTATTATGTTTCGTGATGTGTGCAACATGGGGCATGGCTCGTATGGGATCCCTACGTAATGAACCATTCACATGGAAATGGTGGGGATGGCTAACTTTCACAGGAATTTCGCTTGCATGCACGATTAGCGTAAAATTTGTTGGTCTGTTTGTTGTCCTTCTAGTTGGGCTTTACACAGCTTTTGAATTATGGAGAGAATTAGGAGATCTTACAAAACCTATT ACTTATGTTGGCAAGCATTTGTTGGCACGATGCATTTGTCTCGTTCTGCTGcctatagtattatatatgttattcttTTACATTCATCTTTCTGTTTTAAATAAAAG TGGAAGTGGAGATGGGTTCTACAGCTCTGAATTTCAGTCCCTGTTAGAAGGAAATTCTTTATATAATGCAACAATGCCAAGGCAATTAGCTTATGGTGCAACTATCACTTTGAAGAATCACCGTACAGGAGGAGGATATTTACACTCTCATTGGCACCTTTATCCAGAGGGTGTTGGAGCTAGACAACAACAA ATCACTACATATTCGCACAAAGATGACAATAATCTGTGGTTAGTAAAACGACTAGATACTGATGATATTCCAGACGAACCGATACTCGTTAAACACGGTGATCTCATACGATTAGAGCACGTTATCACACATCGTAATTTACATTCTCACAAAGAATACGCACCGCTGTCAAAGAAACATTATCAAGTTACAGGATATGGCGAG AATGGCACTGGAGACGCTAACGATGTATGGAAAGTATTAATAATGAATGGTAGAGATGGCGACGCGATTGAAACGGTAACGAGCAAATTGAAGTTTGTACACTATCTACACCACTGTGTTTTAACATGCAGCGGAAAGACGTTGCCGAAATG GGCATACAGTCAGCAGGAGGTCTCCTGCAATCCAAATATGAGAGATAAGAATGCACGGTGGAACATCGAAGATAACAACTATGCAAAAT TGCCGAATGTTAGTTTCCAAGTTTACGCACCAGGATTTTTAAATAGATTCTTCGAATCGCATGCGGTGATGCTACAAGGAAACTCAGACTTGAAAGTGAAAGAGGGAGAAGTATCGTCGCGGCCGTGGCAATGGCCCATTAATTACAGA GGTCAATTCTTCTCGGGAAACAATCTAAGGATATATTTACTAGGAAATCCAGTCATATGGTGGggcaatataatatttttaatacttttcgTCGTTCTGTATATTCATGCTTGTGTACGAGAGAAACGTGGTTGCACAGATCAACCTGCTATACTCATACAGCGAAACAAAATCTTATGCGCCGGGAAATGGTTGTTTCTCGGCTGGGTATTGCATTATGCACCATTTTGGGCCATGAACAgagttttatattttcatcattACTTCCCTGCTTTATTATATAGCTCGATGCTGACTGGGACAACTCTGAACTATATAATAGAAACTTTAAATATTCTGTTTCCAAACAGCATTGGCCGCATGATTTATCATACGATATTAGTTTTCGTTATTTCGAGTACCGTGTATAG TTTCTACTTGTTTTCACCGTTAGCGTATGGTATGGTTGGTCTATCTGCACAAGACCCTGAAAGTCCAATGCATTCCTTAAGATGGATGGATACCTGGGAATTTTAA
- the twisted gene encoding protein O-mannosyl-transferase 2 isoform X4: MKNAGSNLENAYKIKNSSLHKQSSCEEKDEMNTNWWLFFGLIVILTAGTRFYKVTEPQHVCWDETHFGKMGSWYINRTFFFDVHPPLGKMLIGLSGYLTGYDGTFAFEKPGDKYENVKYVGMRLFCTFLGATIVPLSYLIVWDLTKSIQAAAFSALFVLFDIGLLTLNQYILLDPILLCFVMCATWGMARMGSLRNEPFTWKCGSGDGFYSSEFQSLLEGNSLYNATMPRQLAYGATITLKNHRTGGGYLHSHWHLYPEGVGARQQQITTYSHKDDNNLWLVKRLDTDDIPDEPILVKHGDLIRLEHVITHRNLHSHKEYAPLSKKHYQVTGYGENGTGDANDVWKVLIMNGRDGDAIETVTSKLKFVHYLHHCVLTCSGKTLPKWAYSQQEVSCNPNMRDKNARWNIEDNNYAKLPNVSFQVYAPGFLNRFFESHAVMLQGNSDLKVKEGEVSSRPWQWPINYRGQFFSGNNLRIYLLGNPVIWWGNIIFLILFVVLYIHACVREKRGCTDQPAILIQRNKILCAGKWLFLGWVLHYAPFWAMNRVLYFHHYFPALLYSSMLTGTTLNYIIETLNILFPNSIGRMIYHTILVFVISSTVYSFYLFSPLAYGMVGLSAQDPESPMHSLRWMDTWEF; the protein is encoded by the exons ATGAAGAACGCAGGTAGTAATTTAGAAAACgcgtacaaaataaaaaattcgtCTTTACATAAACAGTCTTCATGTGAAGAAAAGGATGAAATGAATAC tAATTGGTGGCTATTTTTTGGACTTATTGTAATACTCACAGCAGGAACAAGATTTTATAAAGTAACGGAACCGCAGCATGTTTG CTGGGATGAAACTCATTTTGGTAAAATGGGAAGTTGGTATATAAACAGAACATTCTTCTTTGATGTTCACCCACCCCTTGGAAAG ATGTTAATAGGATTATCTGGGTACTTAACCGGATATGATGGAACATTTGCTTTTGAGAAGCCAGGAGATAAATATGAGAATGTTAAATATGTTGGTATGAGACTT TTTTGTACTTTTCTAGGTGCAACTATAGTGCCTCTGTCGTACTTAATTGTATGGGATTTGACAAAGTCTATTCAGGCGGCTGCATTTTCTGCATTATTTGTTCTCTTTG ATATTGGCTTATTGACATTAAACCAATATATACTTTTGGATCCTATACTATTATGTTTCGTGATGTGTGCAACATGGGGCATGGCTCGTATGGGATCCCTACGTAATGAACCATTCACATGGAAATG TGGAAGTGGAGATGGGTTCTACAGCTCTGAATTTCAGTCCCTGTTAGAAGGAAATTCTTTATATAATGCAACAATGCCAAGGCAATTAGCTTATGGTGCAACTATCACTTTGAAGAATCACCGTACAGGAGGAGGATATTTACACTCTCATTGGCACCTTTATCCAGAGGGTGTTGGAGCTAGACAACAACAA ATCACTACATATTCGCACAAAGATGACAATAATCTGTGGTTAGTAAAACGACTAGATACTGATGATATTCCAGACGAACCGATACTCGTTAAACACGGTGATCTCATACGATTAGAGCACGTTATCACACATCGTAATTTACATTCTCACAAAGAATACGCACCGCTGTCAAAGAAACATTATCAAGTTACAGGATATGGCGAG AATGGCACTGGAGACGCTAACGATGTATGGAAAGTATTAATAATGAATGGTAGAGATGGCGACGCGATTGAAACGGTAACGAGCAAATTGAAGTTTGTACACTATCTACACCACTGTGTTTTAACATGCAGCGGAAAGACGTTGCCGAAATG GGCATACAGTCAGCAGGAGGTCTCCTGCAATCCAAATATGAGAGATAAGAATGCACGGTGGAACATCGAAGATAACAACTATGCAAAAT TGCCGAATGTTAGTTTCCAAGTTTACGCACCAGGATTTTTAAATAGATTCTTCGAATCGCATGCGGTGATGCTACAAGGAAACTCAGACTTGAAAGTGAAAGAGGGAGAAGTATCGTCGCGGCCGTGGCAATGGCCCATTAATTACAGA GGTCAATTCTTCTCGGGAAACAATCTAAGGATATATTTACTAGGAAATCCAGTCATATGGTGGggcaatataatatttttaatacttttcgTCGTTCTGTATATTCATGCTTGTGTACGAGAGAAACGTGGTTGCACAGATCAACCTGCTATACTCATACAGCGAAACAAAATCTTATGCGCCGGGAAATGGTTGTTTCTCGGCTGGGTATTGCATTATGCACCATTTTGGGCCATGAACAgagttttatattttcatcattACTTCCCTGCTTTATTATATAGCTCGATGCTGACTGGGACAACTCTGAACTATATAATAGAAACTTTAAATATTCTGTTTCCAAACAGCATTGGCCGCATGATTTATCATACGATATTAGTTTTCGTTATTTCGAGTACCGTGTATAG TTTCTACTTGTTTTCACCGTTAGCGTATGGTATGGTTGGTCTATCTGCACAAGACCCTGAAAGTCCAATGCATTCCTTAAGATGGATGGATACCTGGGAATTTTAA
- the twisted gene encoding protein O-mannosyl-transferase 2 isoform X1 translates to MKNAGSNLENAYKIKNSSLHKQSSCEEKDEMNTNWWLFFGLIVILTAGTRFYKVTEPQHVCWDETHFGKMGSWYINRTFFFDVHPPLGKMLIGLSGYLTGYDGTFAFEKPGDKYENVKYVGMRLFCTFLGATIVPLSYLIVWDLTKSIQAAAFSALFVLFDIGLLTLNQYILLDPILLCFVMCATWGMARMGSLRNEPFTWKWWGWLTFTGISLACTISVKFVGLFVVLLVGLYTAFELWRELGDLTKPITYVGKHLLARCICLVLLPIVLYMLFFYIHLSVLNKSGSGDGFYSSEFQSLLEGNSLYNATMPRQLAYGATITLKNHRTGGGYLHSHWHLYPEGVGARQQQITTYSHKDDNNLWLVKRLDTDDIPDEPILVKHGDLIRLEHVITHRNLHSHKEYAPLSKKHYQVTGYGENGTGDANDVWKVLIMNGRDGDAIETVTSKLKFVHYLHHCVLTCSGKTLPKWAYSQQEVSCNPNMRDKNARWNIEDNNYAKLPNVSFQVYAPGFLNRFFESHAVMLQGNSDLKVKEGEVSSRPWQWPINYRGQFFSGNNLRIYLLGNPVIWWGNIIFLILFVVLYIHACVREKRGCTDQPAILIQRNKILCAGKWLFLGWVLHYAPFWAMNRVLYFHHYFPALLYSSMLTGTTLNYIIETLNILFPNSIGRMIYHTILVFVISSTVYSFYLFSPLAYGMVGLSAQDPESPMHSLRWMDTWEF, encoded by the exons ATGAAGAACGCAGGTAGTAATTTAGAAAACgcgtacaaaataaaaaattcgtCTTTACATAAACAGTCTTCATGTGAAGAAAAGGATGAAATGAATAC tAATTGGTGGCTATTTTTTGGACTTATTGTAATACTCACAGCAGGAACAAGATTTTATAAAGTAACGGAACCGCAGCATGTTTG CTGGGATGAAACTCATTTTGGTAAAATGGGAAGTTGGTATATAAACAGAACATTCTTCTTTGATGTTCACCCACCCCTTGGAAAG ATGTTAATAGGATTATCTGGGTACTTAACCGGATATGATGGAACATTTGCTTTTGAGAAGCCAGGAGATAAATATGAGAATGTTAAATATGTTGGTATGAGACTT TTTTGTACTTTTCTAGGTGCAACTATAGTGCCTCTGTCGTACTTAATTGTATGGGATTTGACAAAGTCTATTCAGGCGGCTGCATTTTCTGCATTATTTGTTCTCTTTG ATATTGGCTTATTGACATTAAACCAATATATACTTTTGGATCCTATACTATTATGTTTCGTGATGTGTGCAACATGGGGCATGGCTCGTATGGGATCCCTACGTAATGAACCATTCACATGGAAATGGTGGGGATGGCTAACTTTCACAGGAATTTCGCTTGCATGCACGATTAGCGTAAAATTTGTTGGTCTGTTTGTTGTCCTTCTAGTTGGGCTTTACACAGCTTTTGAATTATGGAGAGAATTAGGAGATCTTACAAAACCTATT ACTTATGTTGGCAAGCATTTGTTGGCACGATGCATTTGTCTCGTTCTGCTGcctatagtattatatatgttattcttTTACATTCATCTTTCTGTTTTAAATAAAAG TGGAAGTGGAGATGGGTTCTACAGCTCTGAATTTCAGTCCCTGTTAGAAGGAAATTCTTTATATAATGCAACAATGCCAAGGCAATTAGCTTATGGTGCAACTATCACTTTGAAGAATCACCGTACAGGAGGAGGATATTTACACTCTCATTGGCACCTTTATCCAGAGGGTGTTGGAGCTAGACAACAACAA ATCACTACATATTCGCACAAAGATGACAATAATCTGTGGTTAGTAAAACGACTAGATACTGATGATATTCCAGACGAACCGATACTCGTTAAACACGGTGATCTCATACGATTAGAGCACGTTATCACACATCGTAATTTACATTCTCACAAAGAATACGCACCGCTGTCAAAGAAACATTATCAAGTTACAGGATATGGCGAG AATGGCACTGGAGACGCTAACGATGTATGGAAAGTATTAATAATGAATGGTAGAGATGGCGACGCGATTGAAACGGTAACGAGCAAATTGAAGTTTGTACACTATCTACACCACTGTGTTTTAACATGCAGCGGAAAGACGTTGCCGAAATG GGCATACAGTCAGCAGGAGGTCTCCTGCAATCCAAATATGAGAGATAAGAATGCACGGTGGAACATCGAAGATAACAACTATGCAAAAT TGCCGAATGTTAGTTTCCAAGTTTACGCACCAGGATTTTTAAATAGATTCTTCGAATCGCATGCGGTGATGCTACAAGGAAACTCAGACTTGAAAGTGAAAGAGGGAGAAGTATCGTCGCGGCCGTGGCAATGGCCCATTAATTACAGA GGTCAATTCTTCTCGGGAAACAATCTAAGGATATATTTACTAGGAAATCCAGTCATATGGTGGggcaatataatatttttaatacttttcgTCGTTCTGTATATTCATGCTTGTGTACGAGAGAAACGTGGTTGCACAGATCAACCTGCTATACTCATACAGCGAAACAAAATCTTATGCGCCGGGAAATGGTTGTTTCTCGGCTGGGTATTGCATTATGCACCATTTTGGGCCATGAACAgagttttatattttcatcattACTTCCCTGCTTTATTATATAGCTCGATGCTGACTGGGACAACTCTGAACTATATAATAGAAACTTTAAATATTCTGTTTCCAAACAGCATTGGCCGCATGATTTATCATACGATATTAGTTTTCGTTATTTCGAGTACCGTGTATAG TTTCTACTTGTTTTCACCGTTAGCGTATGGTATGGTTGGTCTATCTGCACAAGACCCTGAAAGTCCAATGCATTCCTTAAGATGGATGGATACCTGGGAATTTTAA